One Paenibacillus sp. FSL W8-0186 genomic window carries:
- a CDS encoding ABC transporter permease, whose protein sequence is MGVPLLRLLFRKMWNTKWLTLSTLLGLVVAVSFTVSIPMYSDGALKRVVSNSLKEESKGLPAGSLLMSYQAAGGTKTDFAGLENVHSYIVNEVPEEIGFPQQTFVNTRSIRTSEVYPQDPTKVDASRKRAMSIVSMSGLPEHITITNGKVFSDQVEDGYIDALMLEEAMFRQDLHVGAVMEYPVIGKSDLTLKVRIVGTFQPLQEGDPYWYQGFEGMMNQFYVSEKAFNEGLLTKLTVPLHNSGWYYAFDLREIKTSQLSPLQSTLDRLNVELYQKLKDTKVDISFGGLLNDFRKQSLQMQTLLFTLAAPMIAMVFYYIVMNARQSLDKQQSDIAVLRSRGASTRQIVFIYLLEGLLLGLAAMIIGPLLGWFMSKSIGAADGFLAFVNRKSIPVGFNMDALALGGAAVIIAILATLIPAISYARSSIVNAKQKQARSDRKPGWQRYFLDLVLLGIAGYGYYLFMDRQMITFQTGMTTDELQVQPFLFFVPAIAIFSMGLFFLRVFPWLLKLIGWLGKKWLPVPYYLSLTQLSRSSTSYYPLMILLVLTLGLGVYNASAARTIDVNSTERTLYKYGTDVIMQAVWTGTPEKTTTPPNQGQGGGQGGGQGGGQPGGNPGAGGPGGPGGGQGGNTPPAKMVYNEEPPFQAFRELDGVMHAARVLQTKGNIIVSGRSAGQGTLMGIDNADFAQVAWFRNDLFPAHPFQYLNLLGMNEAAAIIPSNFAEKHKLKQGDIFSVSLTDGAIELAVYGIVPYWPSQYPDEKPFIIANLDYINDQLPLIPYQVWLKMEEGAKVAPLMEKLKEKQIELYSVEDVRTVLSVQSKHPTRGGVFGILSLGFLVSVIVSLIGYVLYWFFNLSGRVVQFGILRAMGLSKKQLTLMLLAEQILTAGLSIVLGIAIGKVVGKLYLPFLQTADNVTTQVPPFRIIFDSKDTFQLYVVVFVMLALGAGLLFWQIRRLRVHQAVKMGEER, encoded by the coding sequence ATGGGTGTTCCTTTATTACGCTTGCTGTTCCGCAAAATGTGGAACACGAAATGGTTGACGCTTAGTACGTTGTTGGGGCTTGTCGTCGCTGTCTCATTCACAGTAAGCATACCGATGTACTCGGATGGGGCATTGAAGCGGGTTGTCTCGAATTCTTTGAAGGAAGAAAGCAAGGGTTTGCCTGCCGGCTCTCTGCTGATGAGCTATCAGGCTGCGGGCGGAACAAAGACGGATTTTGCCGGTCTGGAGAACGTTCATTCGTATATCGTAAATGAAGTGCCTGAAGAGATCGGATTCCCGCAGCAAACTTTTGTTAATACGCGTTCTATTCGTACGTCTGAGGTGTACCCTCAAGATCCGACAAAGGTGGATGCCAGCCGGAAAAGGGCGATGTCCATCGTCTCGATGAGCGGTCTGCCGGAACATATCACAATCACAAACGGGAAAGTGTTCTCGGACCAAGTCGAGGACGGATATATAGATGCCTTGATGCTGGAAGAAGCGATGTTCCGCCAAGATTTGCATGTCGGCGCGGTGATGGAATATCCCGTGATCGGCAAATCAGACCTGACTCTTAAGGTAAGAATCGTGGGCACATTCCAGCCTTTGCAAGAGGGCGATCCTTATTGGTATCAAGGCTTTGAAGGCATGATGAACCAGTTTTACGTCAGCGAGAAAGCTTTTAATGAGGGATTGCTAACAAAATTAACGGTGCCGCTGCATAACTCCGGGTGGTACTACGCATTCGATCTTAGGGAGATCAAGACGAGCCAGCTGTCACCGCTGCAGAGCACGCTGGATCGCCTGAACGTGGAGCTGTACCAGAAGCTGAAGGATACAAAGGTGGATATTTCTTTCGGCGGTTTGTTGAATGATTTCCGCAAACAAAGCCTGCAGATGCAAACGCTGCTGTTCACATTGGCCGCGCCGATGATTGCTATGGTGTTCTATTATATCGTCATGAATGCGCGCCAATCGCTCGACAAACAGCAAAGCGACATTGCCGTGCTGCGAAGCCGCGGAGCTTCGACGAGGCAGATCGTGTTCATCTATCTGCTGGAAGGGCTGCTGCTCGGGCTGGCGGCGATGATTATTGGTCCGCTGCTCGGCTGGTTCATGTCCAAGAGCATCGGTGCCGCTGACGGCTTCCTAGCCTTCGTGAACCGGAAATCGATTCCAGTGGGCTTTAATATGGACGCCTTGGCTCTAGGCGGCGCTGCTGTCATTATTGCCATTCTAGCCACGCTGATACCAGCTATTTCATATGCGAGGTCTTCGATTGTCAATGCGAAGCAAAAACAGGCCCGCTCGGACCGGAAGCCCGGCTGGCAGCGGTACTTTCTGGACCTCGTCCTGCTTGGCATTGCGGGTTATGGATATTACCTGTTCATGGACCGTCAAATGATCACGTTTCAGACAGGGATGACCACGGATGAGCTGCAGGTTCAGCCGTTCCTGTTTTTCGTACCGGCTATTGCGATATTCTCAATGGGGTTGTTTTTCCTGCGCGTATTCCCGTGGCTGCTCAAGCTGATCGGCTGGCTCGGGAAAAAGTGGCTGCCGGTGCCCTATTATTTAAGTCTGACGCAGTTATCACGTTCGTCGACATCCTATTATCCGCTCATGATTTTGCTCGTTCTCACTTTGGGCCTCGGGGTTTATAACGCCTCGGCCGCCCGGACGATCGATGTGAATTCGACGGAACGGACGCTTTATAAATACGGGACAGATGTAATTATGCAGGCCGTCTGGACAGGAACGCCAGAGAAAACGACAACGCCTCCAAACCAAGGACAGGGCGGGGGCCAGGGCGGCGGCCAGGGCGGCGGACAGCCGGGAGGAAATCCCGGAGCTGGCGGACCTGGAGGACCTGGCGGCGGTCAAGGCGGAAATACCCCGCCAGCGAAGATGGTATATAATGAAGAACCGCCGTTTCAGGCCTTCCGTGAACTGGATGGCGTGATGCATGCCGCTCGCGTGCTGCAAACGAAAGGGAACATCATCGTTTCGGGGCGCTCGGCCGGCCAGGGAACTTTAATGGGGATCGACAACGCGGATTTTGCACAGGTTGCCTGGTTCCGGAACGATTTGTTCCCGGCACATCCATTTCAGTATTTGAATTTATTAGGAATGAATGAAGCCGCTGCGATTATTCCGTCCAATTTTGCCGAGAAGCATAAATTGAAGCAGGGCGATATTTTCTCCGTATCGTTAACGGATGGCGCCATTGAATTGGCCGTCTATGGCATTGTGCCTTACTGGCCGAGCCAGTACCCTGACGAGAAGCCTTTTATTATCGCCAATTTGGACTACATCAACGATCAGCTTCCGCTTATTCCATATCAGGTATGGCTTAAGATGGAGGAGGGAGCGAAAGTGGCTCCACTGATGGAGAAATTGAAGGAGAAGCAAATCGAACTTTATTCCGTAGAGGATGTGCGCACCGTATTATCCGTGCAGAGCAAGCATCCTACCCGCGGCGGGGTGTTCGGCATCCTTAGCCTCGGGTTCCTCGTATCCGTTATCGTGTCTTTGATCGGTTATGTGCTGTACTGGTTCTTCAATCTGTCGGGCCGTGTCGTGCAATTCGGTATTTTGCGGGCGATGGGATTGTCGAAGAAGCAGCTTACATTGATGCTATTGGCCGAACAAATATTGACCGCAGGTTTATCCATTGTGCTTGGCATCGCCATTGGCAAAGTGGTCGGTAAACTGTATTTGCCGTTCCTGCAAACCGCTGATAACGTAACGACCCAGGTTCCGCCGTTCAGAATTATTTTCGACTCCAAGGATACGTTCCAGCTCTATGTCGTAGTATTTGTCATGCTGGCGCTGGGAGCCGGTCTACTGTTCTGGCAAATTCGCAGACTGCGGGTGCATCAAGCGGTCAAGATGGGAGAGGAGCGGTAA
- a CDS encoding HlyD family efflux transporter periplasmic adaptor subunit produces MFMKWWMENLSNKRAWLRTLSLLSLCIVLVGASGCGLLPNEEEEEDLPVITPPTISKKPEYEVRKEPIELDVKGTGKVLSQREEQLYFSDDKGATHIKNVRVKAGDKVAAGDILIELDVEELQKQLRKKRLDFRKQEIAMKEALRTKDEKEEYEFEESAIVFEEARQELVDLEQQIADGTLRAPFAGTIVSLKAEKGGTIKAYESLGVISDTSALVVGATFSKDDLQKLAVGMKATVDINTFGKFDGKVKVMPSSTDSGNNGGNNNGGQNGTPPEKDSIDKYLIVELDKWPEDLGRGAMLTVRIVTQRIEDAVVIPISALRTVGSRTYVQVIEPDGTKREADVEVGVQTPTDVQIVKGLEPGQKVVGR; encoded by the coding sequence ATGTTTATGAAATGGTGGATGGAAAATTTATCGAATAAAAGGGCATGGCTCCGGACGCTGAGCCTATTGTCATTATGTATTGTCCTAGTTGGCGCATCCGGCTGCGGATTGCTGCCAAATGAAGAGGAGGAAGAGGATCTGCCGGTGATTACCCCGCCAACGATTTCGAAGAAGCCGGAATACGAGGTCCGGAAGGAACCGATTGAGCTGGACGTTAAAGGGACGGGGAAAGTGCTGAGCCAGCGGGAAGAGCAGCTGTATTTCTCCGACGATAAAGGGGCCACGCATATTAAGAACGTCCGGGTGAAGGCTGGGGATAAGGTTGCCGCAGGCGACATTCTGATCGAACTGGACGTCGAGGAGCTGCAGAAGCAGCTTCGCAAGAAGCGCCTGGACTTCCGCAAGCAGGAGATTGCGATGAAGGAAGCGCTGCGCACGAAGGACGAGAAAGAGGAATATGAATTCGAGGAATCCGCCATCGTGTTCGAGGAAGCGCGCCAGGAGCTGGTCGATCTCGAGCAGCAAATTGCCGACGGAACTTTGCGGGCACCGTTTGCGGGCACCATCGTGTCCTTAAAGGCAGAGAAGGGCGGTACGATCAAGGCCTATGAATCACTTGGCGTCATCTCCGATACTTCGGCGCTTGTGGTTGGCGCCACGTTCAGCAAGGATGATCTGCAGAAGCTTGCCGTCGGGATGAAGGCCACCGTTGATATTAATACGTTTGGCAAATTCGACGGAAAGGTTAAAGTTATGCCATCCTCAACAGATAGCGGAAACAATGGGGGCAATAACAACGGAGGTCAAAATGGAACCCCTCCAGAGAAGGACTCTATTGATAAGTACCTGATCGTTGAATTGGATAAATGGCCTGAAGATCTGGGACGTGGTGCGATGCTGACCGTAAGGATCGTCACCCAGCGTATTGAGGATGCGGTGGTGATTCCGATTTCGGCACTGCGGACAGTAGGGTCGCGTACTTACGTACAGGTGATCGAGCCGGACGGAACGAAACGCGAAGCGGACGTTGAGGTAGGAGTTCAAACTCCGACTGATGTACAGATTGTAAAAGGACTAGAGCCGGGGCAGAAAGTAGTGGGTCGCTAA
- a CDS encoding ABC transporter ATP-binding protein — MMRWFRKTVKSEQSDDQDVSVISNNAAPEEPARELENTGQGLEEAAAAKVAAVPKNNVATPKSSEPILSVREVHRTFPVGGTELHVLKGINMEVRSGQLVMLKGRSGSGKTTLLNMLGGLDQPTKGEILFRGQPLHQLSDDKRTILRRDQIGFIFQAYALLPLLSAWENVELSLRMAGVPPQEWKPRVTQCLELVGLGKRMFHRPFEMSGGEQQRVAIAKAIAHRPKLLLADEPTANLDSQMGAQVMSVFKNIIHTEQVTICMTTHDPTILEVADHVYEMVDGKFIE, encoded by the coding sequence ATGATGCGATGGTTTCGCAAAACGGTAAAATCAGAACAATCCGATGATCAAGATGTGAGCGTTATCTCGAATAATGCTGCACCAGAGGAACCCGCCCGAGAGCTTGAGAACACGGGACAGGGGCTTGAGGAAGCTGCCGCCGCAAAGGTGGCCGCGGTGCCGAAGAATAACGTGGCGACCCCGAAATCTTCGGAGCCCATTCTGTCGGTAAGGGAAGTTCACCGGACGTTTCCGGTAGGCGGGACCGAACTTCATGTGCTGAAGGGTATTAACATGGAGGTTCGATCCGGCCAGCTTGTGATGCTTAAGGGCCGATCCGGTTCCGGAAAAACGACGCTGCTCAATATGCTGGGCGGGCTTGATCAGCCTACAAAAGGGGAAATTCTGTTCCGGGGGCAGCCGCTGCACCAGCTTAGCGACGACAAGCGTACGATATTGCGCCGCGACCAGATTGGATTCATCTTCCAGGCCTATGCATTGCTGCCGCTTCTGTCGGCATGGGAGAACGTAGAGCTGTCGCTTCGGATGGCCGGCGTGCCTCCGCAGGAATGGAAGCCGCGCGTGACGCAGTGCCTGGAGCTGGTAGGGCTCGGCAAGAGAATGTTTCACCGCCCGTTCGAGATGTCGGGGGGAGAACAGCAGCGCGTAGCGATCGCCAAAGCGATTGCCCATCGCCCCAAGCTGCTTCTTGCGGATGAACCGACGGCCAACCTGGATTCCCAGATGGGTGCACAGGTGATGTCAGTATTCAAAAATATCATACATACGGAACAAGTGACGATTTGTATGACGACTCACGATCCTACAATCTTGGAGGTAGCAGACCATGTTTATGAAATGGTGGATGGAAAATTTATCGAATAA
- a CDS encoding S-layer homology domain-containing protein, with product MTLFVSISCNLQTPTIALTQGAPFQDIGDSYAKTEIVALYRDNIMAGVKPGFFAPKQPMTRAEFLTTLVRLLRLTPVQAKVPAYSDVASSSWYYGYIQAATEIGLASGTGTGTFSPDRPLSRQEAAAWIVRAFKQQPGSATALSPYRDQSEIAPWALPYVNTVTKLQFMGGYEGMFQPNQPLSRQEAASLLYRIQAHKPWMNEIGKEISPKIQIGWQYGQTTQQYKHSVLSSNVNVLSPRWFFLEKGGELQDYSDPSLITWAKQHNKAIWAMLGNRFDMEATHELLASSAETADFTRSIVSTVQKYGLQGINVDFENVKPEDRPYFTRFIRLLGEQMHSAGAVLSVNVSPELGSDWTAAFDYAAIGKYADYVVLMGYDEHWAGGSYAGSVSSLPWVRSGLDTLRQDVPDHKLILALPFYNRDWTTKGSSSNAALASTDITLQEQTDLMVRYKFRPVWNETLGQYHAAYNNGAVHRIWLEDSRSLSLKYQMAASRGVAGYAYWHIGGETPDVWTSLSNAERYSTYLFHSFDL from the coding sequence ATGACGCTTTTTGTTTCCATAAGTTGCAATCTTCAGACACCAACTATAGCTCTGACTCAGGGAGCACCGTTTCAGGACATTGGCGACAGCTATGCCAAAACAGAAATCGTTGCCCTTTACCGGGATAATATCATGGCCGGAGTCAAACCCGGATTTTTTGCTCCCAAGCAGCCGATGACCCGGGCAGAATTTCTCACGACGCTCGTTCGCCTGCTTCGCCTCACTCCAGTTCAAGCAAAGGTGCCCGCCTATAGCGATGTTGCTTCGTCTTCCTGGTATTACGGCTATATCCAGGCCGCCACGGAAATCGGCCTTGCCTCAGGAACAGGCACGGGTACATTCAGTCCGGACCGGCCGCTAAGCCGCCAAGAGGCGGCAGCCTGGATCGTTCGTGCATTCAAGCAGCAGCCAGGCTCAGCAACAGCGTTATCTCCGTACCGCGATCAATCGGAAATCGCCCCGTGGGCGCTGCCTTATGTTAATACGGTCACGAAGCTGCAATTCATGGGTGGTTACGAGGGAATGTTTCAGCCGAATCAACCGTTATCCCGCCAAGAGGCAGCCTCACTACTGTACCGCATACAAGCGCACAAGCCATGGATGAATGAAATCGGCAAAGAGATAAGCCCAAAAATTCAAATAGGCTGGCAATACGGACAGACTACACAGCAATATAAACATAGCGTTCTAAGCTCGAACGTAAATGTCTTGTCTCCACGCTGGTTTTTCTTGGAAAAGGGAGGCGAGCTGCAGGACTATTCAGATCCTTCTCTCATCACATGGGCCAAGCAGCATAATAAAGCAATATGGGCTATGCTGGGGAACCGCTTCGATATGGAAGCGACCCATGAGCTTCTGGCCTCATCGGCCGAAACGGCCGACTTTACCCGCAGTATCGTGTCCACCGTGCAGAAATACGGCCTTCAGGGAATTAACGTCGACTTTGAAAACGTAAAACCCGAAGATCGTCCCTATTTCACCCGTTTCATCAGACTGCTGGGCGAGCAAATGCATAGCGCCGGCGCCGTCCTATCGGTAAATGTCTCGCCAGAGTTAGGCAGTGACTGGACAGCGGCTTTCGATTACGCGGCCATCGGCAAATATGCGGATTACGTCGTGCTAATGGGATATGATGAGCATTGGGCAGGCGGCAGCTATGCGGGATCCGTCTCCTCTCTGCCTTGGGTGCGCAGCGGTCTTGATACGCTGCGGCAGGACGTGCCTGATCATAAGCTCATTTTGGCTCTGCCTTTCTACAATCGAGACTGGACCACCAAAGGAAGCAGCTCGAACGCAGCTCTTGCTTCGACGGATATCACCCTGCAGGAGCAGACTGATTTAATGGTGCGCTATAAATTCCGGCCTGTGTGGAACGAGACCCTTGGCCAGTACCACGCTGCGTATAACAATGGAGCAGTCCATCGGATATGGCTGGAGGATTCCCGGTCTTTATCGCTTAAATATCAGATGGCTGCGAGCCGGG
- a CDS encoding ABC transporter ATP-binding protein translates to MIHCEGLVKIFKTEEIEVVALQGLNLTVEQGEMMAIIGNSGSGKSTLLNILGGLDRPSAGQVHVGGWDLLKIQDDQLVEYKRNTVGFVWQNNARNLLPYLTALENVEMPMLLSGKLDRAYAKQLLEWVGLKDRMHNKLHQLSGGEQQRVAIAISLSNRPKMLLADEPTGSVDTATSDQIMRIFREVNKELGITIVIVTHDLELAGKVDRVVAIRDGLTSTEFVKRNPNLDQASGEPGSQGGGLQEVHEAFVVVDRVGRLQVPKEYLEAVGIGGRASMEFDGEKIVITAPKPLEGDKQ, encoded by the coding sequence ATGATTCATTGCGAAGGACTCGTTAAAATTTTTAAAACTGAGGAGATTGAAGTCGTTGCTCTTCAAGGGCTGAATTTGACCGTAGAGCAAGGGGAAATGATGGCGATTATCGGGAACAGCGGCAGCGGTAAATCTACGCTGCTGAACATCCTAGGCGGTCTCGACCGGCCTTCTGCTGGCCAGGTTCATGTCGGGGGCTGGGACTTGCTGAAAATACAGGACGACCAATTAGTGGAGTACAAACGAAATACCGTCGGTTTTGTATGGCAAAATAATGCGCGAAATCTGCTTCCGTATTTGACGGCGCTGGAGAACGTGGAAATGCCGATGCTGCTGTCCGGCAAGCTGGATCGCGCCTACGCGAAGCAGCTGCTGGAGTGGGTTGGGCTCAAGGACCGGATGCATAACAAGCTCCATCAGCTGTCTGGTGGAGAGCAGCAGCGCGTGGCCATCGCCATCTCGCTGTCGAACCGGCCGAAGATGCTGCTGGCGGATGAGCCTACGGGCTCGGTCGATACGGCGACCTCCGATCAAATTATGCGAATCTTCCGGGAAGTGAACAAGGAGCTTGGCATTACGATCGTGATCGTCACGCATGATTTGGAATTGGCCGGAAAGGTTGACCGTGTCGTCGCGATTCGGGATGGCTTAACGAGCACCGAGTTCGTAAAACGCAATCCGAATTTGGATCAGGCCAGCGGCGAGCCCGGCTCTCAGGGCGGAGGGCTTCAGGAGGTTCACGAAGCCTTCGTCGTGGTTGACCGGGTGGGCCGCCTGCAGGTTCCAAAGGAATACTTGGAGGCTGTTGGTATCGGGGGCCGGGCCAGCATGGAAT